A DNA window from Acidimicrobiales bacterium contains the following coding sequences:
- a CDS encoding pitrilysin family protein yields the protein MICAEVLGCGARLVTEPMAEARSVTVGVWVGTGSRDEDAPRAGASHFLEHLLFKGTATWSAEAIAESVDEVGGDMNAFTTKEYTAFYIRLLAEHLPLGLDVLSAIMTAPALRAEDVEAERQVILDEILMHADEPADFAAEQCTAAMFPEHPLGREVLGTADSVASLDRAEIHRFFDTHYRAGNLVVAAAGDVDHAHIAGEVERRFADRTGGSSPERAAPLAAGEPLAVHRRATEQVHLVVGMRCPGRHSPERWPLAVLNHALGGGISSRLFQEVRERRGLAYSIWSERTHYDDVGTLTVSVGTAPEHAREVLALVHGELDRMGAGGITPRELAVAQGHLRAETLLSLEDSGARMSRIGASLLLHGRVMEVDEVLAKVEAVTVDDVAAVAADLAGEARTLSVVGPFDPDGS from the coding sequence GTGATCTGCGCCGAGGTGCTCGGGTGCGGCGCGCGGCTCGTGACCGAGCCGATGGCGGAGGCCCGCTCGGTCACCGTCGGCGTGTGGGTGGGGACGGGGTCGCGCGACGAGGACGCCCCCCGCGCCGGCGCGTCACACTTCCTGGAGCACCTGTTGTTCAAGGGGACGGCCACCTGGAGCGCGGAGGCCATCGCAGAGTCGGTCGACGAGGTCGGCGGCGATATGAACGCCTTCACGACCAAGGAGTACACGGCCTTCTACATCCGCCTGCTGGCCGAGCACCTCCCGCTCGGGCTCGACGTGCTGAGTGCCATCATGACGGCCCCCGCGCTTCGGGCCGAGGACGTCGAGGCCGAGCGCCAGGTCATCCTGGACGAGATCCTCATGCACGCCGACGAGCCCGCCGACTTCGCCGCCGAGCAGTGCACGGCGGCGATGTTCCCCGAGCATCCGCTCGGCCGCGAGGTCCTGGGGACCGCCGACAGCGTGGCGTCGCTCGACCGCGCCGAGATCCACCGGTTCTTCGACACCCACTACCGGGCCGGCAACCTCGTGGTGGCGGCTGCCGGTGACGTCGACCACGCGCACATCGCCGGCGAGGTCGAGCGGCGTTTCGCCGACCGGACCGGCGGGTCCTCGCCCGAGCGCGCCGCCCCGCTCGCCGCCGGCGAGCCCCTGGCCGTGCACCGCCGCGCCACCGAGCAAGTCCACCTGGTGGTGGGCATGCGCTGCCCCGGTCGACACTCGCCCGAGCGGTGGCCGCTGGCCGTGCTCAACCACGCCCTCGGCGGCGGGATCTCGAGCCGGCTGTTCCAGGAGGTGCGCGAGCGCCGCGGGCTGGCGTACTCGATCTGGTCGGAACGGACGCACTACGACGACGTCGGCACCCTGACGGTGAGCGTCGGCACCGCGCCCGAGCACGCCCGCGAGGTGCTGGCGCTCGTGCACGGTGAGCTCGACCGCATGGGAGCGGGGGGCATCACGCCCCGCGAGCTGGCGGTGGCCCAGGGCCACCTCCGGGCCGAGACGCTCCTGTCGCTGGAAGACTCGGGCGCGCGCATGAGCCGCATCGGGGCCAGCCTGTTGCTGCACGGGCGGGTGATGGAGGTCGACGAGGTGCTGGCCAAGGTGGAGGCCGTCACCGTGGACGACGTGGCGGCGGTGGCCGCCGACCTGGCGGGGGAGGCCCGGACGCTGTCGGTCGTGGGCCCCTTCGACCCCGACGGGTCCTGA